One region of Duncaniella freteri genomic DNA includes:
- a CDS encoding efflux RND transporter periplasmic adaptor subunit has protein sequence MRLRPRYSIKYLLMVPIFAFGMAACGSHEGHSHGEEGHEHSEEGADHSHKHDHGDGAIVLEPEEAERLGVETDTVVPAPFAETLKVSGEVLPSSSDIGTVSAPTSGIVRIASGINPGSQVRAGQTIASVTAKNVTGGDANAAARVAMENAKRELDRITPLLADGLVTRKDYNDALSAYESAKAAYSPAAATGAATSPRSGVITAINVSDGEYVETGQSIANVASNSRLTLRALVPSSEAAFLGKVAGATMTFHGGESIDIAEHNGKLLSSAPASAGSTPGYIPVFFNFDGTAPVIPGSATEVYLKGAQRNDVISLPTDAIVEQMGETFVFIRSCAHSFEKRPVTLGNSDGKRVEIIKGVKPGEIAVVKGATFVRLAEQATVAPEGHSHNH, from the coding sequence TAAATACCTGTTAATGGTGCCTATATTCGCATTCGGTATGGCTGCATGCGGCAGCCATGAAGGACATTCCCACGGAGAAGAGGGGCATGAACATTCAGAAGAGGGTGCCGACCACAGCCACAAGCATGACCACGGAGACGGTGCTATAGTACTTGAGCCGGAAGAGGCAGAACGTCTCGGAGTGGAGACCGACACTGTGGTTCCCGCTCCTTTCGCAGAGACATTAAAAGTGTCGGGCGAGGTGCTCCCATCATCATCCGACATCGGTACAGTGTCGGCACCGACATCAGGTATAGTACGCATAGCTTCAGGTATAAATCCCGGTTCCCAAGTAAGAGCCGGACAGACCATAGCCTCTGTGACTGCGAAAAATGTGACAGGCGGCGATGCCAATGCAGCAGCACGCGTCGCCATGGAAAACGCTAAACGTGAACTCGACCGTATCACCCCGCTCCTTGCCGACGGCCTGGTGACACGCAAGGACTACAACGATGCCCTCTCTGCCTATGAATCAGCCAAAGCAGCCTACAGCCCTGCTGCGGCAACCGGTGCAGCCACGTCTCCACGCTCAGGTGTGATCACTGCAATAAATGTTAGCGACGGAGAATATGTAGAGACAGGTCAGTCCATAGCCAATGTGGCGAGCAACAGCCGACTCACCCTCCGCGCTCTCGTGCCGTCATCCGAAGCCGCTTTCCTCGGGAAGGTAGCAGGCGCGACCATGACGTTCCACGGCGGAGAGTCAATAGACATAGCCGAACATAATGGCAAACTCCTCAGCTCAGCACCTGCATCGGCAGGGTCGACACCGGGCTACATACCTGTGTTCTTCAATTTCGACGGCACAGCACCTGTGATCCCCGGAAGCGCAACCGAAGTATACCTGAAAGGCGCGCAACGCAACGATGTGATATCCCTGCCCACCGATGCCATAGTAGAACAGATGGGCGAGACATTCGTGTTTATCCGCTCATGCGCCCACAGCTTTGAGAAACGCCCTGTGACATTGGGTAACAGCGACGGAAAGCGCGTGGAGATCATCAAGGGTGTGAAACCCGGAGAGATAGCCGTGGTTAAGGGAGCGACATTCGTACGCCTTGCCGAACAAGCCACCGTAGCCCCCGAAGGACATTCCCACAACCATTAA